CCATGGCAGTGCGCTTCTTGGGAATGGAATTGGGATCGTTCACATCGATCTCGACCACCCAGCCAAAACGGTTGGCTTCGTTCGGGTCCTTCGACAGATCAAAGCGATCATGGAAGTTGCCCCAGTCGTAAACGCCTTCAGGAATGCCCATGCGCTTGTAATTGGCGGCTTCCTTGCTGCCTTCCGGCAGTTTGCCGGTGAAATAGCCATGGATATTTTCTTCGCCCGAAACATAGGTGCCCCAGGGCGTAACACCGCCAGAGCAATTATTGATCATGCCGAAAACTTTTTTGCCGGAAGAATCGGCATTGGTCTTGACGCGGTCATGGCCGGCAACCGGGCCGGACAATTGCATTTCCGTGTTGGCAGTGATGCGGCGGTTGAGCTTGCCGTCCTTGACGACCTGCCACTTGCCGTCGGTCTTTTTGATTTCGACAACTGTGCCGCCATGGGCGGCCATTTCGATATCGACACGCTTCTGGTCAGCCGGCGCGATCTCGATCTTGGCGTCGCCCTTGTCATCCTTGACGACTTTGACGATACCCGGGAACATCAGATGTTCATTGGTGTATTCGTGATTGACGACGAGCAGACCGTGCTCGGAAGAACCGTCGATCGGAATATAGCCGACATAATCATTATTGTAGCCGAACTGCTTGGCCTGGCTTTCCGGTGTCTGGTTCAAGGGATCGAACTCGGGCGAATCGGCAAAAATGCCATCACCCCAGCGCAGAAGGACATCCGCGTCATAACCGGCGGCGACGTGGTGCGTCTCATCGATGCCGACCTCGACTTCCTCAAAAGTGAAAGCCGACTTGCTCTCGCCGGCGCGCGCATCGTCGGCCATCATCAGGGCCATGGGGCTGACAGTTGCGGCGATGGCGGATACGGCAAGAGAGCCCTTGAGAAAACCCCGCCGCGAGAAGCGCGCGGCAATGAGTTCGCCCATGGTGGCATTGTCGGTCGGGTTGTGGCCCGGACCGTCATTCTCCTCGAGCTGGCTGGTGCGGAATGGCTGAGACTGGTCGTTCATGGCGCTTACCTCTGGCTATCTGGCTGGGTCGTCAACGTCTCTTAAACGTACCTCCCCGCTATGACGCCAGAGTAACAATATGATGACAGACGCGCGTGTTTTGTGCCTCTGAGACGAAGGTCTAAGCTGCCGCGATGAATTCGCCATAGAGGTCGAGATCGACATTGCCGCCGGATAGCACGACAGCAACCGTCTTGCCCTCGATATCGACTTCGCCGCTCGCCAAAGCCGCGAGCCCGACGCAGCCGCCGGGTTCGACAATCAATTTCAGGTGGTTCGCTGCGTCGCGCATCGCGGCCTTCACGGCGTCATCGGTGACCGCGATGCCGCCGGCGAGATTGCGCTTGTTGACCGGGAAAGTGAGATTGCCCGGCTGCGGCGTCAGGATCGCATCGCAGATCGAACGATGACCGGGTTCATTGGCAACCGGCTGACCCGCGACGAGCGAACGGCGCAGATCATCGAAATTTTCCGGCTCGACGCCCCAGATGCGCGTTCCGGGAGAACCAGCCTTCACCGCCACGGAAATGCCGCTGATAAGGCCGCCGCCACCGCTCGGTACGAACAATTCGTCAAGTGTCAGCCCGCGCTCATTGGCATCGGCCACAAGTTCAAGCCCGATCGTTCCTTGCCCCGCCATGATGGAAGGATCATCATATGGCGGCACCAGGACCATGCCGCGCTCCTCGATATAGGGTGCGGCGACCTCATCGCGGGTCTGATTGTAGCGGTCGTAAAACACGACCTCCGCGCCATATGAACGCGTGTTTGCAACCTTTGTCTGCGGCGCATCAAGCGGCATGATGATGGTGGCACGAATTCCGAAAAGCCTGGCTGAGCTGGCAACGCCCTGGGCGTGATTACCCGAGGAATAGGCGATGATGCCGCGCTTGTGTTCGTCCCCGGTGAACTGGCTGATACGGTTGTAAGCCCCACGGAATTTGAACGAGCCCGTGCGCTGCAGACATTCCGGCTTGAACAGGATACGCGCCTTGTACTTCGCGTTCAGGGCTTCGGATTCGACAAACCGCGTCGACACGATCTGGCCCTTGAGCCTTGCGGCAGCGGCCTCGACGTCACCTATATCAATTGCCAAGCCCTGACTGTCCATGCTGTCCTCGCTTTAGGTCTTACAATGCGAAGGATTGATAGCACCGCGATCCGTAACAGGCACTCAAATCATTGTCATCATAGCAATCGGAGGGGGCGGTGCTCCAGATCAAGATTGAGCACGCTTTTCCAGAAACTGCGGCAATTCGGCGATGGAACCCAGGATGGCATCGCTGAGATGCGCAAGGTCGTCCAGCGTGCTGTTGCCGGACAGGACGCCGATGGCAAGGCCGGCGCCAGCTGCATGGGCCATTTCCAGATCGTGCGCATTGTCGCCGACCATGGCGACAGAATTTGGCTCAAGGCCGGTCTTGGCCGCAAACAAATGCAGCTGGTCCGCATGCGGTTTGGCGCGCGTCACGGAATCATAACCGATAATCACGCTGAAAAATGCAGTCAGGCCGAGCGCTTCCGCCGTTGCTCGGGCGCCGGCTTCCGAGTCGTTGGTGGCGATGCCGAGGACAAACCCTTGCGCGACCAGCGCTTCCAGCGTCGCGTACAAACCTTCGATGCCGATGGCACGGCGCGAACCTTCCTGCACGGCATAGGTGTTGTAAGCGCTGATGCGCTCACGCTTCTCCTCAAGCGTCAATTCGGGATGCCACAGATCGACAATGTCATTGACAGTTCCCGCGGCGATGACGGAGCCGCCGCGAAACTTTTCCATCTCCCAATCATAACCGCCCGCTTCGACCAGTGCCCGCGCCCGTGCCTCATCACCATCGGCTGCCTTGTGCGCCAGTTCCATCGTGATTCCGAACCAGGTGCGGTTGAAATCGACGAGCGTGCCATCCTTGTCGAAGA
This is a stretch of genomic DNA from Phyllobacterium zundukense. It encodes these proteins:
- a CDS encoding PhoX family protein, with the translated sequence MNDQSQPFRTSQLEENDGPGHNPTDNATMGELIAARFSRRGFLKGSLAVSAIAATVSPMALMMADDARAGESKSAFTFEEVEVGIDETHHVAAGYDADVLLRWGDGIFADSPEFDPLNQTPESQAKQFGYNNDYVGYIPIDGSSEHGLLVVNHEYTNEHLMFPGIVKVVKDDKGDAKIEIAPADQKRVDIEMAAHGGTVVEIKKTDGKWQVVKDGKLNRRITANTEMQLSGPVAGHDRVKTNADSSGKKVFGMINNCSGGVTPWGTYVSGEENIHGYFTGKLPEGSKEAANYKRMGIPEGVYDWGNFHDRFDLSKDPNEANRFGWVVEIDVNDPNSIPKKRTAMGRFKHEGADSIVAKDGRVVFYLGDDERFDYVYKFVTTGKFNPDDRAANMNLLDDGTLYVAKFDVDGTINWLPVVFGQGPLTEANGFASQADVLIETRRAGDLLGATKMDRPEDIGPNGVNGKVYVMLTNNTKRKDDQVDAVNPRAKNAFGHIVEIAEEDGNFAATKGKWEILLKCGDPSVADVGASFSTDTTKNGWFGMPDNCAVDAEGRLWVSTDGNSPKDTGRTDGIWAVDTDGPARGTSKLFFRVPVGAEMCGPLMLPDMATFMVAVQHPGDGGEDWKPFGRPSYYEDLSTRWPDFKDNMPVRPSVLAITKKGGGKIGV
- a CDS encoding threonine/serine dehydratase, producing MDSQGLAIDIGDVEAAAARLKGQIVSTRFVESEALNAKYKARILFKPECLQRTGSFKFRGAYNRISQFTGDEHKRGIIAYSSGNHAQGVASSARLFGIRATIIMPLDAPQTKVANTRSYGAEVVFYDRYNQTRDEVAAPYIEERGMVLVPPYDDPSIMAGQGTIGLELVADANERGLTLDELFVPSGGGGLISGISVAVKAGSPGTRIWGVEPENFDDLRRSLVAGQPVANEPGHRSICDAILTPQPGNLTFPVNKRNLAGGIAVTDDAVKAAMRDAANHLKLIVEPGGCVGLAALASGEVDIEGKTVAVVLSGGNVDLDLYGEFIAAA
- a CDS encoding HAD family hydrolase, which codes for MPTARSTAIRGILFDKDGTLVDFNRTWFGITMELAHKAADGDEARARALVEAGGYDWEMEKFRGGSVIAAGTVNDIVDLWHPELTLEEKRERISAYNTYAVQEGSRRAIGIEGLYATLEALVAQGFVLGIATNDSEAGARATAEALGLTAFFSVIIGYDSVTRAKPHADQLHLFAAKTGLEPNSVAMVGDNAHDLEMAHAAGAGLAIGVLSGNSTLDDLAHLSDAILGSIAELPQFLEKRAQS